In one window of Nakamurella sp. PAMC28650 DNA:
- a CDS encoding GNAT family N-acetyltransferase, with the protein MGITVQPVDESLFDDVQTIFGSKGQPAGCQCQGYRMGWYARHSGDVQGRRELLRDQVIEGHGLVAHLDGEPVGWCSLAPRPDYTYLRQTAWKGRQENQEDASIWAITCFVTRVGYRRRGVSRALVHGTVGLARDRGASALEAYPMKPAPGKEVTWGEMHVGALSSFLDAGFRVAHVPSLRRAIVRYDY; encoded by the coding sequence ATGGGGATCACCGTCCAGCCCGTCGACGAGTCGCTGTTCGACGACGTCCAGACCATCTTCGGATCGAAGGGCCAACCCGCTGGCTGCCAGTGCCAGGGCTATCGAATGGGTTGGTACGCACGACATTCCGGCGACGTCCAGGGCCGCCGCGAACTTCTGCGCGACCAGGTCATCGAAGGGCACGGACTCGTCGCCCACCTCGATGGGGAGCCGGTCGGCTGGTGCTCGCTCGCACCGCGCCCCGACTACACCTACCTGCGCCAGACCGCCTGGAAGGGACGCCAGGAGAACCAGGAGGACGCGAGCATCTGGGCAATCACCTGTTTCGTCACCCGGGTCGGCTACCGCCGCCGGGGGGTGAGCCGCGCACTGGTCCACGGCACCGTCGGCCTGGCCCGCGACCGCGGTGCGAGCGCGCTCGAGGCCTATCCGATGAAACCGGCTCCGGGCAAGGAGGTCACGTGGGGCGAGATGCACGTCGGTGCGCTCAGCTCGTTCCTGGATGCCGGGTTCCGCGTCGCGCACGTGCCGTCGCTGCGACGCGCGATCGTGCGCTACGACTACTAG
- a CDS encoding VOC family protein codes for MAANALAANVFGRERIGRATSARDEVEKELRRPAADAHDCRGLTFRWKSPSVATRLPGPTTVFITAMAGTGSPSGGKPSRMGAIVPDMTEIETDWRLIDGVATAWFDAPSLIEGAALAGRIVELSAEVLIDLRATGIRVRLDAGEHVEAVSAAARDLGLAANPAVLQHLSVVLESAQPSGVSQFWRRVLDYVPGEDGGLADPLRRDPAIRIRPSTEPRPLRNRIHLDVVRPAAAAEQAGPGEASGPYGVCHTDLDGNEVDLVPGAALGENIGTADWQAVFSAMACYRTTSPTQQRDLAAAAAALAGETAFPLVVDLRPGLVIIDSGKDQSDADAHGLELDFTELAESLQTAAHELAASADLRLPRFVQLFLDAADVVAVRAFWIAALGYTEDRRDGVSDIYDPRRLNPVLVFQELDVSETERREQRNRIHFELAVPSDLAQTRLETTIASGGRLLDESPGRWRVADPEGNELVIVSGG; via the coding sequence TTGGCCGCGAACGCCCTGGCCGCGAACGTTTTTGGCCGCGAACGCATTGGCCGAGCAACCTCCGCTCGTGACGAGGTCGAGAAAGAACTTCGAAGGCCTGCAGCCGATGCTCACGATTGTCGAGGGCTGACGTTCCGCTGGAAATCTCCATCGGTCGCAACACGTCTGCCGGGCCCGACAACGGTTTTCATCACTGCAATGGCCGGAACTGGATCACCATCCGGAGGTAAACCGTCCAGAATGGGCGCTATCGTGCCGGACATGACAGAGATCGAAACGGATTGGCGACTGATCGATGGCGTCGCGACGGCATGGTTCGACGCACCGTCGCTGATCGAGGGGGCTGCGCTGGCCGGGCGCATCGTGGAATTGTCGGCTGAGGTCCTCATCGACCTGCGCGCGACAGGTATCCGGGTGCGCCTCGACGCGGGCGAGCACGTCGAAGCGGTGTCGGCGGCCGCACGCGATCTCGGGCTGGCCGCGAACCCTGCCGTGCTGCAGCACCTGAGCGTGGTGTTGGAATCGGCACAACCGTCTGGGGTGAGCCAGTTCTGGCGGCGCGTGCTCGACTACGTGCCCGGCGAGGACGGTGGTCTGGCGGATCCGTTGCGGCGCGACCCCGCGATACGGATACGTCCCTCGACCGAGCCACGGCCGTTGCGAAATCGGATCCACCTCGACGTGGTGCGGCCGGCCGCGGCGGCCGAGCAAGCCGGTCCTGGTGAGGCATCGGGACCGTACGGGGTCTGTCACACCGACCTGGACGGCAACGAGGTCGACCTGGTGCCGGGCGCAGCGCTCGGCGAGAACATCGGGACAGCCGACTGGCAGGCGGTGTTCAGCGCGATGGCGTGCTATCGCACCACCTCCCCGACGCAGCAGCGGGACCTGGCTGCCGCAGCAGCGGCGCTGGCCGGCGAGACCGCCTTCCCGCTGGTGGTCGACCTGCGCCCCGGACTCGTGATCATCGACAGCGGAAAGGACCAGTCGGACGCCGACGCCCACGGCCTCGAACTCGACTTCACCGAACTCGCCGAAAGCCTTCAAACCGCTGCGCACGAACTCGCCGCGAGCGCGGACCTGCGACTGCCGCGCTTCGTCCAGCTCTTCCTGGACGCCGCCGACGTCGTCGCGGTCCGCGCGTTCTGGATCGCCGCCCTCGGATACACCGAAGACCGGCGAGACGGGGTCAGCGACATCTACGATCCCCGGCGGCTGAACCCGGTGCTGGTGTTCCAGGAACTCGACGTTTCGGAAACGGAGCGGCGCGAGCAGCGCAACCGCATCCACTTCGAGCTCGCGGTGCCGTCGGACCTTGCGCAGACGCGTCTGGAAACGACGATCGCATCCGGCGGCCGGCTACTCGATGAGTCGCCGGGTCGCTGGCGGGTCGCCGACCCCGAAGGCAACGAGCTGGTGATCGTCAGTGGCGGGTGA
- a CDS encoding PIN domain-containing protein → MVYRLDANELIATTVAEHERQGRVSAWLSTVDGVALCPVVEGSLVRFLVRVGESVGAAREFLRSLRTNSRCEFWPDDLSYADVDLAHVRGHRHVADACLAALAASRDGALLVTLDVRLARDLPGFTLLVPHL, encoded by the coding sequence ATGGTCTACCGACTGGACGCGAACGAACTGATCGCCACGACCGTCGCCGAGCACGAGCGTCAGGGGCGCGTTTCGGCCTGGCTGTCGACGGTGGACGGGGTGGCGCTGTGCCCGGTGGTCGAAGGCTCGCTGGTCCGGTTCCTGGTGCGGGTGGGTGAATCGGTCGGCGCCGCGCGAGAATTCTTGCGCTCGCTCCGCACCAACTCGCGGTGTGAATTCTGGCCGGACGACCTGTCCTACGCCGATGTTGACCTCGCTCACGTGCGCGGCCACCGTCACGTGGCAGATGCATGCCTTGCTGCGCTGGCGGCGTCTCGGGACGGAGCGCTGCTGGTCACGCTCGACGTCCGTCTGGCCCGCGACCTGCCGGGATTCACGCTACTGGTGCCGCACCTGTGA
- a CDS encoding recombinase family protein has protein sequence MSHDQATRCAVYLRMSLDATGEERGISRQREDCEKIAKARGWTIVKEYVDNSISASDKRKDRPGYNALSSAYVAGEFTAIICWDLDRLTRQPRQMEDWIDHAEEGSLLLVTANGDADLTTDSGQTNARIRLAIAKGEMSRKSARQKRAALQRAQLGKPPKGARLTGYTTDGAVIPAEAVIVAGLFNRFLAGDSLHGLTAWLNDSGTVTRTGSPWNHSTVRTILTNPRYAGRAVYQGKVTGVAGNWNAVVGDAVFDLVQAKISDPRRRTQVGTDRKYLGSGLYLCGVCDRPLRSHSGGRYRCPEGGHVTRMLASIDRYVLDVLRARLVLPDIAGVLMMPQDDPVAQHATAEIARLRARLVTIESDYDAGLIDGYRFNVAQEKVQVELNTALAQQIRAMAGASAAATLSAPDPVAAFDAASLGEQRAVLNLFMTVRLHPAKRGVKFHEQQETVRIEWRTVSP, from the coding sequence ATGAGCCATGATCAGGCCACCCGATGCGCCGTCTACCTCCGAATGTCCCTGGACGCCACCGGCGAGGAACGGGGCATCTCACGCCAACGCGAGGATTGCGAGAAGATCGCCAAGGCCCGGGGCTGGACCATCGTCAAGGAGTACGTGGACAACTCGATCAGTGCGTCCGACAAACGGAAGGATCGACCCGGTTACAATGCTCTAAGTAGCGCATATGTGGCTGGAGAATTTACCGCGATCATCTGCTGGGACTTGGACCGGCTCACCCGGCAACCCCGGCAGATGGAAGACTGGATAGACCATGCCGAGGAAGGATCCCTGCTTCTCGTCACAGCGAATGGCGACGCGGACCTGACGACCGACAGCGGGCAGACGAACGCCCGGATCCGCCTCGCGATCGCCAAAGGGGAGATGTCTCGGAAGTCCGCCCGCCAGAAGCGGGCGGCGCTACAGCGGGCTCAACTTGGCAAGCCCCCGAAGGGCGCACGATTGACCGGGTACACCACGGACGGGGCGGTCATCCCTGCGGAAGCAGTGATCGTTGCAGGGCTATTTAACCGATTCCTCGCCGGAGACTCGCTCCACGGACTGACTGCCTGGCTGAACGACTCTGGAACGGTCACCCGGACCGGATCGCCGTGGAACCATTCGACCGTGAGGACTATCCTGACCAACCCCCGCTATGCGGGTCGGGCGGTCTACCAGGGCAAGGTGACCGGCGTGGCGGGCAACTGGAATGCGGTGGTCGGTGATGCGGTATTCGACCTGGTTCAGGCCAAGATCTCGGACCCAAGGCGGCGGACGCAGGTCGGCACCGACAGGAAGTATCTCGGGTCGGGGTTGTACTTGTGCGGTGTGTGCGATCGACCCTTGCGGAGCCACTCGGGCGGTCGCTACCGCTGCCCGGAGGGCGGCCACGTCACGCGCATGTTGGCATCGATCGATCGGTACGTCCTAGACGTCCTACGTGCCCGCCTGGTCCTCCCGGACATCGCGGGCGTCCTGATGATGCCCCAGGACGACCCCGTTGCCCAGCACGCGACCGCCGAGATTGCCCGGCTTCGGGCCAGGCTAGTCACGATCGAGTCCGATTATGACGCAGGTCTGATCGACGGCTACCGGTTCAATGTGGCCCAGGAAAAAGTTCAAGTCGAACTGAACACTGCTCTGGCTCAGCAGATTCGCGCCATGGCCGGCGCTAGCGCGGCCGCCACTCTCAGCGCCCCGGACCCGGTTGCCGCGTTCGATGCGGCCTCACTCGGCGAACAACGCGCTGTGCTCAATCTGTTCATGACCGTCCGGTTGCACCCGGCGAAACGTGGCGTCAAGTTCCACGAACAGCAGGAAACGGTACGAATTGAGTGGAGGACTGTAAGCCCATGA